Proteins encoded in a region of the Halothiobacillus diazotrophicus genome:
- the ampE gene encoding regulatory signaling modulator protein AmpE, which yields MKLIVLLLVLALERFWRQLVSWRADRQAERAFNRVYQSLGDVIGRKPAAIVLWLVLPGLVWWFVDTIGDGFWGVILYIVFSLLVLVALLAPRQAHVRAQALEAACQTGDEAQAMKEREELTADTNLDPISARPQQLAERIIVLGFHEWFAVLFWFVLAGPAGALLYRLTDWFAQPQPTSTPVEDENAAEEGVLVVDDTLTDQPAESLDESSDESVRTPAAEPVSVADEFRRIQGWLDWPAARVFALLLLLAGGFNRGWSAWINGGTGLSSSTMYERNQHLIGRVGHASLELEREDDCGDEQPCLLDQSRWYKDASGMVLRALMLGLGGVALITLSGWIQ from the coding sequence CTGGCGCCAACTGGTTTCCTGGCGGGCGGATCGTCAGGCCGAGCGTGCGTTCAATCGCGTGTATCAATCGCTGGGTGACGTGATCGGCCGAAAGCCGGCTGCCATCGTGCTCTGGCTGGTGCTGCCGGGGCTCGTGTGGTGGTTCGTCGATACGATCGGCGACGGCTTCTGGGGCGTCATCCTGTATATCGTGTTCTCCCTGCTGGTCCTGGTGGCCCTGCTGGCGCCGCGCCAGGCCCATGTACGTGCCCAGGCGCTGGAAGCGGCGTGTCAGACCGGCGACGAGGCGCAGGCCATGAAGGAGCGCGAGGAACTCACCGCGGACACGAACCTGGATCCGATCTCGGCGCGCCCCCAGCAGCTGGCCGAACGCATCATCGTGCTCGGTTTTCACGAGTGGTTCGCCGTGCTGTTCTGGTTCGTGCTGGCCGGTCCGGCCGGTGCCTTGCTCTATCGGCTGACGGACTGGTTTGCCCAGCCCCAGCCGACGTCGACGCCGGTGGAAGACGAGAACGCGGCGGAAGAGGGCGTGCTCGTCGTCGACGACACCCTGACCGACCAGCCGGCGGAATCCCTGGACGAATCCTCGGATGAATCGGTACGGACCCCGGCGGCGGAACCCGTTTCCGTCGCCGACGAATTCCGACGGATCCAGGGCTGGCTGGATTGGCCGGCGGCCCGCGTGTTCGCCCTGTTGCTGCTTCTGGCCGGTGGGTTCAACCGGGGCTGGTCCGCCTGGATCAATGGCGGCACGGGCCTGAGCAGCAGCACGATGTACGAGCGCAACCAGCACCTCATCGGCCGCGTGGGTCATGCCTCCCTGGAACTGGAACGCGAGGACGACTGCGGCGATGAGCAACCCTGCCTTCTGGATCAGTCCCGCTGGTACAAGGACGCCTCGGGCATGGTCCTGCGTGCGTTGATGCTGGGCCTGGGCGGCGTGGCGCTGATTACCTTGTCGGGTTGGATTCAGTGA
- a CDS encoding polymorphic toxin-type HINT domain-containing protein, with protein MSQAVDLSTQPADDVARAGQPHDMGGFVAGTLVHTEDGLKPIEQIKVGDRVLSRHESGEGELCYQPVTQTFQYEDRELYYVSWQVLDKETLKPKQIRGEMAVTGAHPIWVRRVVEERMDAECVDLEETPHEINRWMSIEEIYLWYWKAYWDFEWNRGKGGGANVYVELADGPALFGYIQPILQSDDPDVGVGFDDEIQWLRNADTEGCRVDFRSEEGVPRNGLSSSEYGTLDNDRVAAMLIDDLQEAYDHPDALNFTKRSGGYLPMRRRVYNLEVANTHTYFVGDLGLWVHDSSVLSCTQIRRSPRINPEHLDG; from the coding sequence ATGAGCCAAGCAGTCGATCTTTCCACACAACCGGCCGACGACGTTGCCCGAGCCGGGCAGCCGCACGACATGGGAGGCTTTGTGGCCGGTACCCTGGTGCATACCGAGGACGGACTCAAGCCGATCGAGCAGATCAAGGTGGGCGATCGGGTGCTTTCGCGGCACGAGTCGGGCGAAGGCGAGCTGTGTTATCAACCGGTGACGCAAACCTTCCAGTACGAAGACCGGGAACTCTATTACGTGTCCTGGCAGGTGCTGGATAAAGAGACGCTCAAGCCGAAACAAATCCGTGGGGAAATGGCGGTGACCGGTGCCCACCCCATCTGGGTCAGGCGGGTGGTGGAAGAGCGCATGGATGCGGAGTGCGTTGATCTTGAGGAGACCCCACATGAAATCAACCGCTGGATGAGCATTGAAGAGATTTACCTATGGTATTGGAAGGCCTATTGGGACTTCGAATGGAACCGTGGCAAGGGGGGTGGGGCAAACGTCTATGTCGAGCTGGCCGATGGGCCCGCCTTGTTCGGGTACATTCAACCCATCTTGCAAAGCGACGATCCCGATGTCGGGGTGGGATTTGATGATGAAATACAATGGCTAAGAAATGCAGATACGGAGGGGTGCCGGGTTGATTTCAGGAGCGAGGAAGGGGTTCCCCGCAACGGATTGTCCTCGTCGGAATACGGCACCTTAGATAACGATCGTGTCGCAGCTATGTTGATCGATGATTTACAAGAAGCCTACGATCATCCGGATGCCTTGAATTTTACCAAGCGCTCGGGAGGCTACTTGCCCATGCGCCGGCGGGTGTACAACCTGGAGGTGGCCAATACCCATACCTATTTCGTCGGTGATCTCGGCTTGTGGGTGCATGACAGCAGCGTCCTTTCTTGTACCCAAATCAGACGATCTCCGCGCATAAACCCTGAACATTTAGATGGCTGA
- the dacB gene encoding D-alanyl-D-alanine carboxypeptidase/D-alanyl-D-alanine endopeptidase codes for MHRFDLSFRNLVIAGLIGLCLGVPPAALAADSDLPKSVVDTLRQQKLSAKDLGIWIQAVDSKKPLLAHLPDNLYNPASVMKLVTSVAALDILGTNFQWPTRVYADALPVNGVIHGNVYIKGSGDPWFRSEDLWDLMRQLNDLGVREITGKLIIDNSYFDPGPADPADFDNHPERVYNALPQALLLDNRATRVLITPPDRTGGSAVVRAWPPNPNLQVQNDLKLVKGPCTGRANQPSIVVQGSDTNTPSIDVNGTYSAQCTPDQYYFVAGNANDAIYYAFKHMLTQQGGKIDGLWSEGITPSSAVFLAQHNSENLTQYLYLQNKWSNNLMARQIFLTIGAEIKGPPGTPLKAKAAIDAWLKEIGMNWQGFDIENGSGLSRKARISPRQMGELLRYAWDSPIMPELMASLPIAGVDGTMRKRLRGEPARGMIHLKTGTLRDVRAGAGYMITESGRRYVVVILQNEPNVQNGGGSRVQDALLDWLYHNG; via the coding sequence ATGCACCGATTCGATTTATCGTTCAGAAATCTTGTCATCGCCGGCCTGATCGGTCTCTGCCTCGGCGTGCCGCCCGCGGCGCTGGCTGCCGATTCGGATCTGCCCAAGTCGGTGGTGGACACCCTGCGCCAGCAGAAGCTCAGCGCCAAGGATCTGGGCATCTGGATCCAGGCCGTCGACAGCAAGAAACCGCTGCTCGCCCATCTGCCCGATAATCTGTACAACCCCGCCTCGGTGATGAAACTCGTCACCTCCGTGGCGGCGCTCGACATTCTGGGCACCAATTTCCAATGGCCGACCCGTGTCTACGCCGACGCCCTGCCGGTGAACGGCGTCATTCACGGGAACGTCTACATCAAGGGATCCGGCGATCCCTGGTTCCGCAGCGAAGACCTTTGGGACCTGATGCGCCAACTCAACGACCTCGGCGTGCGCGAAATCACCGGCAAGCTGATTATCGACAACAGCTACTTCGATCCGGGCCCGGCCGATCCCGCCGATTTCGACAACCATCCCGAACGGGTCTACAACGCCCTGCCGCAAGCCCTACTGCTGGACAACCGCGCCACCCGCGTACTCATCACGCCGCCGGATCGCACCGGCGGCAGTGCCGTCGTGCGCGCCTGGCCGCCGAACCCCAACCTGCAGGTGCAAAACGACCTCAAGCTCGTGAAAGGGCCGTGTACCGGGCGCGCCAACCAACCCAGCATCGTCGTGCAAGGCTCGGACACCAACACGCCCAGCATCGACGTGAACGGCACCTACAGCGCCCAATGCACGCCCGACCAGTACTACTTCGTGGCCGGCAACGCGAACGACGCCATCTACTACGCCTTCAAGCACATGCTCACCCAGCAGGGCGGCAAGATCGACGGTCTGTGGAGCGAGGGCATCACGCCGTCCTCGGCGGTCTTTCTCGCCCAGCACAATTCGGAAAACCTCACCCAGTACCTGTATCTGCAGAACAAGTGGTCGAACAACCTGATGGCCCGGCAGATCTTCCTGACCATTGGCGCCGAGATCAAAGGTCCGCCCGGCACCCCGCTGAAGGCCAAGGCCGCCATCGACGCCTGGCTCAAGGAAATCGGCATGAACTGGCAGGGGTTCGACATTGAGAACGGCTCCGGCCTGTCGCGCAAGGCACGCATCTCACCCCGGCAGATGGGTGAGCTGCTTCGCTATGCCTGGGATAGTCCGATCATGCCCGAGCTGATGGCCTCCCTGCCCATCGCCGGCGTGGACGGCACCATGCGCAAACGCCTGCGCGGCGAACCCGCCCGCGGCATGATCCACCTCAAGACCGGCACGCTGCGCGACGTCCGCGCGGGGGCGGGCTACATGATCACCGAATCTGGCCGCCGCTACGTGGTCGTCATCCTCCAGAACGAACCCAACGTGCAGAACGGCGGCGGCAGCCGGGTACAGGACGCCCTGCTCGACTGGCTCTACCACAATGGGTAA
- a CDS encoding HD-GYP domain-containing protein: MSIPTSLSEPELQLRQSEIIGALSHALDLTEGLPAGHAQRCCWIGMQLGQEWGLGDEELADLYYALLLKDAGCSSNAARIFSVYGCDDRALKRDFKQIDSEKFLDVAKFAWSHISPGESWQAKLPRLLNLVAKGEQIGEELFLTRCEQGAEIAERLGFSGRVCEAIRGLDEHWDGQGSPRKLAGEAIPLFARIALLSQVVEIFFADGGAPRAIATVRARRGSWFDPALVDVFERIAVRPELWDGLRDPDIGARLVALEPAEYAHGVDDDELDRLAGAFAAVIDAKSPYTFGHSSRVSQYAQLIGAEVGLTDRQLLWLRHAALLHDIGKLGVSNSILDKPGKLTDAEFDQVKLHPVYSMDILSKVGIFNSLAPVASGHHERLDGRGYPWGLKGEQIDFATRIISVADVFDAVSAERPYRGAMPLDQALAILDEMAGPALDGDLVAALRRTL; encoded by the coding sequence ATGTCGATTCCCACGTCCCTGTCCGAACCGGAGCTTCAACTGCGCCAGTCGGAGATCATCGGCGCCCTGTCCCATGCCCTGGACCTGACGGAAGGCCTTCCGGCCGGACACGCCCAGCGTTGTTGCTGGATCGGCATGCAACTTGGCCAGGAATGGGGTCTGGGCGATGAGGAACTCGCCGACCTGTACTATGCACTGCTGCTCAAGGATGCCGGGTGCTCCAGCAATGCCGCCCGCATCTTCAGCGTGTATGGTTGCGACGACCGGGCATTAAAGCGGGATTTCAAGCAGATCGACTCCGAGAAGTTTCTTGATGTGGCGAAGTTCGCCTGGTCACACATCAGCCCGGGAGAGTCCTGGCAGGCGAAACTGCCGCGTCTGCTCAATCTGGTGGCAAAAGGGGAGCAGATCGGCGAGGAACTGTTCCTGACCCGCTGCGAGCAGGGTGCGGAGATCGCGGAGCGGCTGGGGTTTTCCGGCCGGGTCTGCGAGGCGATCCGGGGGCTGGACGAACATTGGGACGGGCAGGGTAGCCCGAGAAAACTGGCGGGCGAGGCGATTCCGCTCTTTGCGCGCATCGCCCTGCTGTCCCAGGTGGTGGAAATCTTCTTCGCGGATGGCGGTGCGCCGCGGGCAATCGCGACCGTGCGGGCTCGGCGGGGCAGCTGGTTCGATCCCGCCCTGGTCGATGTCTTCGAGCGGATTGCCGTCCGGCCCGAACTGTGGGACGGGCTGCGCGACCCGGACATCGGCGCGCGTCTGGTCGCGCTGGAACCGGCCGAGTATGCCCATGGCGTGGACGACGACGAATTGGATCGCCTGGCAGGCGCCTTCGCCGCGGTCATCGACGCGAAAAGCCCCTACACCTTCGGCCACAGCAGCCGCGTCAGCCAGTACGCGCAGCTGATCGGCGCGGAAGTCGGCCTCACCGACCGGCAACTTCTGTGGCTGCGCCATGCCGCCCTCCTGCACGACATCGGCAAGCTGGGCGTCAGCAACAGCATTCTCGACAAGCCGGGCAAGCTCACCGATGCGGAATTCGATCAGGTGAAACTCCACCCGGTGTATTCGATGGACATTCTCTCGAAAGTTGGGATCTTCAATTCCCTGGCGCCGGTGGCGTCCGGCCATCACGAACGGCTGGACGGCCGGGGCTACCCCTGGGGCCTGAAGGGCGAACAGATCGATTTCGCCACCCGCATTATCAGCGTGGCGGACGTCTTCGATGCCGTGTCGGCGGAACGGCCGTACCGGGGCGCCATGCCATTGGATCAGGCGCTGGCCATTCTGGACGAGATGGCGGGGCCGGCGCTGGATGGGGATCTTGTGGCCGCCCTGCGGCGGACCTTATGA
- the recJ gene encoding single-stranded-DNA-specific exonuclease RecJ, whose protein sequence is MNELPLIERRPIPSIPEAMADLNPRLAQVLALRGITHPDQLDLGLSRLLAPADLPGIEVAAERIAAAVQADEPILIVGDFDADGATATTLCVRALRAFGTTRVAYTLPDRQRHGYGLSPALLRDWLDEAAEPPRLLITVDNGVAAHAGVAAAQAMGTEVVVTDHHLPGTELPPATAIVNPNLAGSAFGSPSLAGVGVAFYVLAAVRDALTRADWFTDSRPRPNLAQWLDLVAVGTVADVVPLDDNNRRLVAQGLARIRAGQCLPGISALFAVAGKDPRQAASTDLGFVVGPRLNAAGRLEDMRLGVACLLADDPAEARHRAIELDRINQERRAVEQEMLASLGPDARSDALSLADLPRPVNPADWVRYDVGFHQGVIGIVAGRLKERWQRPVFVFAPEDPEAGDAPDALIKGSGRSMPGVHLRDVLVAMATAEPELMRAFGGHAMAAGVSIERRQLDRFRGLFAGEMAKFADRLPERLVIPSDGGLGPGELTVDFAETLRDCTPWGTDCPEPVFDNRFEVLDRVPMSGGKHWRLTLRLRDPDRPEPSAGASYTAVWFGIGDRLPANRYLHLAYRLNINHFRGRQSLQLMVVGGLVA, encoded by the coding sequence ATGAACGAACTGCCCCTGATCGAACGCCGACCGATCCCGTCCATCCCCGAGGCGATGGCCGACCTGAACCCGCGGCTGGCCCAGGTGTTGGCGCTGCGCGGGATCACGCATCCCGATCAGCTGGATCTCGGCCTTTCCCGATTGCTGGCGCCCGCCGACCTGCCGGGCATTGAGGTCGCGGCCGAGCGGATAGCCGCCGCCGTCCAGGCCGACGAACCCATCCTGATCGTCGGCGATTTCGATGCCGACGGCGCCACCGCGACGACGCTCTGCGTGCGTGCCCTGCGTGCCTTCGGCACGACGCGGGTGGCCTACACGCTGCCGGATCGCCAGCGTCACGGCTATGGTCTGTCGCCCGCGCTCCTGAGGGATTGGCTGGATGAAGCGGCGGAACCGCCCCGCCTGCTGATCACGGTCGACAACGGCGTGGCCGCCCATGCGGGTGTGGCTGCCGCGCAGGCAATGGGGACCGAGGTCGTGGTGACCGACCACCATCTGCCCGGTACCGAACTGCCGCCCGCCACGGCCATCGTGAATCCGAACCTGGCCGGCTCCGCCTTCGGTTCTCCGTCGCTGGCGGGGGTCGGCGTGGCGTTCTACGTGCTGGCGGCGGTACGTGATGCGCTGACCCGCGCGGATTGGTTCACGGATAGCCGTCCCCGGCCGAATTTGGCCCAATGGCTGGATCTCGTGGCTGTCGGCACGGTGGCCGACGTGGTGCCGCTGGACGACAACAACCGTCGTCTGGTGGCGCAGGGACTGGCCCGGATCCGGGCCGGGCAATGCCTGCCGGGTATTTCCGCCCTGTTCGCCGTGGCCGGCAAGGATCCGCGCCAGGCGGCGAGTACGGATCTGGGCTTCGTCGTCGGCCCCCGGCTGAATGCTGCCGGGCGTCTGGAGGATATGCGCCTGGGGGTGGCCTGCCTGCTGGCCGACGATCCCGCCGAGGCGCGTCACCGGGCGATCGAACTCGACCGCATCAATCAGGAACGGCGTGCCGTCGAACAGGAAATGCTCGCCAGCCTGGGGCCGGATGCACGCAGCGATGCGCTGTCGCTGGCCGATCTCCCCCGGCCCGTCAATCCCGCCGATTGGGTGCGCTATGACGTCGGATTCCATCAGGGGGTGATCGGTATCGTCGCCGGTCGGCTCAAGGAGCGTTGGCAACGGCCGGTATTCGTGTTCGCACCGGAAGACCCCGAGGCGGGCGACGCGCCCGATGCGCTCATCAAGGGCTCGGGGCGTTCGATGCCCGGTGTTCATCTGCGCGACGTGCTGGTGGCCATGGCGACGGCCGAACCCGAGTTGATGCGGGCCTTTGGCGGTCACGCCATGGCGGCGGGCGTCAGCATCGAGCGACGGCAGCTCGACCGTTTCCGAGGATTGTTCGCCGGAGAAATGGCGAAATTCGCGGATCGCCTGCCCGAACGCCTGGTCATCCCGTCCGATGGCGGGCTCGGTCCCGGGGAACTGACGGTCGATTTTGCCGAGACCCTGCGCGACTGCACGCCCTGGGGGACGGATTGCCCGGAGCCGGTCTTCGACAATCGCTTCGAGGTGCTGGATCGTGTACCGATGAGTGGTGGAAAGCATTGGCGGCTGACCCTGCGTCTGCGCGATCCCGATCGGCCCGAGCCGTCCGCGGGCGCGTCGTACACCGCCGTCTGGTTCGGCATCGGCGATCGCCTGCCCGCCAACCGCTATCTGCATCTGGCCTATCGGCTCAACATCAACCACTTCCGCGGTCGGCAAAGCCTGCAGCTGATGGTGGTCGGCGGGCTGGTCGCCTGA
- a CDS encoding pyrimidine/purine nucleoside phosphorylase, whose translation MTIKHSRYHDDAVQSLRFDNGQNGASVGVLQPGTYLFPLKAAETMTVIDGEMFVTIDDAAEFKAPAGTVFEAPANSNLQMRCTADVAYHCKFHA comes from the coding sequence ATGACCATCAAGCACAGCCGCTACCACGACGACGCCGTTCAATCCCTCCGCTTCGACAACGGCCAGAACGGCGCCAGCGTCGGCGTTCTCCAGCCCGGCACCTACCTGTTCCCCCTCAAGGCGGCCGAAACCATGACGGTCATCGACGGCGAAATGTTTGTTACCATCGACGATGCCGCTGAATTCAAGGCGCCCGCTGGCACCGTGTTCGAAGCACCGGCCAACAGCAACCTGCAGATGCGCTGCACGGCGGACGTTGCCTACCACTGCAAGTTTCACGCGTGA
- a CDS encoding histidine phosphatase family protein: MSGAQAPGQSDAVTHFDLMRHGEPRGGRLYRGDRVDDPLSELGWVQMRDRVELCRQTGQDDWTAIISSPLSRCRAFAEDLSLARNLPLHIEPNLREIGFGVWEGLAHAEVPEVYPEQYRAFRADPVHGRPEGAEDMTAFFERVSGALRQWSATLAGQRVLVIGHAVVMRAALVWATEAPLRSITQIDTEYASLLSLRWRSQTAPLPRVIGLQNHLASVKPVPMPPPVPPA; this comes from the coding sequence GTGAGTGGCGCCCAAGCGCCCGGCCAGTCGGATGCCGTGACCCACTTCGACCTGATGCGGCATGGCGAACCGCGGGGCGGTCGTCTGTATCGCGGCGATCGTGTCGACGATCCGCTGAGTGAGCTGGGCTGGGTGCAGATGCGCGATCGGGTCGAGCTCTGCCGGCAGACGGGGCAGGACGACTGGACCGCCATCATTTCATCCCCCCTGTCACGATGCCGGGCTTTTGCCGAGGATCTGTCCCTCGCGCGCAACCTGCCGCTGCATATCGAACCGAACCTGCGCGAGATCGGGTTCGGCGTGTGGGAAGGACTGGCGCATGCCGAGGTGCCCGAAGTCTATCCGGAACAGTACCGGGCCTTCCGTGCCGATCCGGTTCATGGCCGGCCAGAAGGTGCGGAGGACATGACTGCGTTTTTCGAGCGGGTATCCGGCGCCTTGCGCCAATGGTCGGCCACCCTGGCCGGGCAGCGGGTTCTCGTGATCGGCCATGCCGTGGTCATGCGGGCGGCGCTGGTCTGGGCGACCGAGGCGCCACTGCGTTCCATCACCCAGATCGACACGGAGTACGCCAGCCTGCTCAGTCTGCGCTGGCGAAGTCAGACGGCGCCTCTCCCCCGGGTGATCGGTCTGCAGAATCATCTCGCCTCCGTAAAGCCGGTGCCCATGCCGCCCCCGGTGCCCCCCGCATGA
- the prfB gene encoding peptide chain release factor 2 (programmed frameshift), whose translation MIEINPILFKIKDLSARAAALRGYLDFDVKKERLEEVDRELEAPDVWNDPARAQALGRERASLARVVETLSSMAQGLQDNADLLEMAAEEDDAATVDAVDHDVTEFERQIADLEFRRMFAGEMDESNAYLDIQAGAGGTEAQDWASILLRMYLRWGDRRGFKTEVVEVSDGEVAGIKSATIRFEGEYAFGWLRTEIGVHRLVRKSPFDSDNRRHTSFASVFVSPEIDDNIEIEVNPADLRVDVYRASGAGGQHVNRTESAVRFTHIPTGVVVACQAERSQIQNRERAMKMLKAKLYEIEVQKRNAVSQALEDTKSDVSWGNQIRSYVLDQSRIKDLRTGYETGNTQAVLDGDLDPFIEASLKSGL comes from the exons ATGATCGAAATCAATCCGATCCTGTTCAAGATCAAAGACCTGTCAGCGCGCGCCGCCGCGCTGAGGGGGTATCTT GACTTTGACGTCAAGAAAGAACGTCTAGAAGAAGTCGACCGCGAACTCGAAGCGCCGGACGTCTGGAACGATCCCGCCCGTGCACAGGCACTGGGGCGCGAGCGCGCCTCGCTGGCCCGTGTGGTGGAGACCCTCTCGTCCATGGCCCAGGGGCTGCAGGACAACGCCGACCTGCTGGAAATGGCCGCCGAGGAAGACGATGCGGCGACCGTGGATGCCGTCGATCACGACGTGACCGAGTTCGAGCGGCAGATCGCCGATCTGGAGTTTCGCCGCATGTTCGCGGGCGAGATGGACGAATCCAATGCCTATCTCGACATCCAGGCGGGCGCCGGCGGTACCGAGGCGCAGGACTGGGCCAGCATCCTCCTGCGCATGTATCTGCGCTGGGGTGACCGGCGCGGATTCAAAACCGAAGTGGTGGAAGTCTCCGACGGCGAAGTCGCCGGCATCAAGTCCGCAACCATTCGTTTCGAGGGCGAATATGCCTTCGGCTGGCTGCGCACCGAAATCGGCGTGCACCGTCTCGTGCGCAAGTCACCGTTCGATTCGGACAACCGACGGCACACGTCCTTTGCTTCGGTGTTCGTCTCGCCGGAAATCGACGACAACATCGAGATCGAGGTGAACCCGGCCGACCTGCGCGTCGACGTCTACCGGGCCTCGGGCGCGGGCGGTCAGCACGTGAACCGGACCGAGTCCGCCGTGCGTTTCACCCACATCCCGACCGGCGTGGTCGTGGCCTGTCAGGCCGAGCGCTCGCAGATTCAGAACCGCGAGCGGGCCATGAAGATGCTGAAAGCCAAGCTGTACGAAATCGAAGTGCAGAAGCGCAACGCCGTCAGCCAGGCGCTGGAGGACACCAAGTCGGACGTTTCCTGGGGCAACCAGATCCGCTCCTACGTGCTCGATCAGAGCCGGATCAAGGATCTGCGCACGGGCTACGAAACCGGCAACACCCAGGCCGTGCTCGACGGGGACCTCGATCCCTTCATCGAGGCCAGCCTGAAGAGCGGCCTGTAA